Proteins encoded within one genomic window of Burkholderiaceae bacterium:
- a CDS encoding virulence associated protein C, with the protein MRRTLDTNICSYILRRHPASMIERFAGLDRGQLWLSAMVAAELRFGAAKLGSTRFSAAVEAWLAGFEVRPWPLDATLHYASIRVALEQAGKSIGGMDLLIAAHAMAEDSVVVTNNAREFLRVPGLAVEEWAL; encoded by the coding sequence ATGCGCCGTACGCTGGACACCAATATCTGCAGCTACATCCTGCGCCGCCACCCGGCCTCGATGATCGAACGGTTTGCCGGATTGGATCGTGGCCAGCTCTGGCTGTCGGCCATGGTGGCTGCGGAGTTGCGCTTCGGCGCGGCAAAACTGGGATCGACTCGCTTTTCCGCTGCGGTCGAGGCCTGGCTGGCCGGGTTCGAGGTTCGTCCCTGGCCCCTCGACGCAACCTTGCACTACGCCAGCATCCGCGTGGCGCTGGAACAGGCCGGCAAGAGCATCGGCGGTATGGATTTGCTGATCGCCGCACACGCCATGGCCGAGGATTCAGTCGTGGTGACCAACAACGCGCGCGAATTTTTGCGTGTGCCCGGCCTGGCCGTGGAAGAGTGGGCTCTATGA
- a CDS encoding VapB protein (antitoxin to VapC): MDTARLFQSGRSQAVRLPKEYRFEGVEVAVRHFGNGVLLLPLDEPWAMLDAALDAFEPGFQISREQPITQAREEIAS, encoded by the coding sequence GTGGACACTGCGCGTCTTTTCCAGTCAGGCCGTAGCCAGGCGGTTCGCTTGCCCAAGGAGTACCGTTTTGAAGGCGTGGAGGTTGCGGTGCGGCATTTCGGCAACGGCGTCTTGCTGCTACCCCTCGATGAGCCTTGGGCCATGCTGGATGCGGCACTCGATGCTTTCGAGCCGGGGTTTCAGATCAGCCGTGAACAACCCATCACGCAGGCGCGTGAGGAGATCGCGTCTTGA
- a CDS encoding VapC toxin protein — protein sequence MISYMLDTNICIYVINARPATVLARFRQERLGQIGISSVTAAELAFGVAKSGSARNREALEMFLAPLEVLPFDASVIWHYGELRAGLERHGQPIGALDTMIAAHALASNTVLVTNNTREFARVPQLRLQNWVDG from the coding sequence TTGATCAGTTACATGCTCGATACCAACATCTGCATATACGTGATCAACGCCCGGCCTGCGACGGTGCTGGCACGCTTCAGGCAGGAACGCTTGGGGCAAATCGGCATTTCAAGTGTGACGGCCGCGGAATTGGCTTTTGGAGTGGCCAAAAGCGGTTCCGCTCGCAACCGAGAGGCGCTGGAGATGTTCCTGGCGCCGCTGGAAGTCCTACCTTTCGACGCCTCTGTGATCTGGCATTACGGTGAGCTGCGCGCCGGTCTGGAGCGGCACGGCCAACCCATTGGGGCGCTCGACACCATGATCGCAGCCCATGCGCTGGCGTCCAACACCGTTCTGGTCACCAACAATACCCGCGAATTCGCTCGCGTGCCGCAGTTGCGACTGCAGAACTGGGTGGATGGGTAA
- a CDS encoding Glutamyl-tRNA synthetase has protein sequence MSEKSDSPLPQPHRVRTRFAPSPTGFIHLGNIRSALYPWAFARANGGDFILRIEDTDLERSTQAAVDVILEGMAWLGLDPDEGPYYQMQRIDRYKQVLSELLAAGQAYPCYMSVAELDALRERQFAAKQKPRYDGTWRPEPGKTLPPVPTGVLPVLRFRNPQGGVVAWDDKVKGRIEIQNDELDDLVIARPDGTPTYNFCVVVDDIDMGITHVIRGDDHVNNTPRQINIFRALRHEPPVYAHLPTVLNESGEKMSKRSGAKPVTQYRDEGFLPDAMVNYLARLGWSHGDDEIFSRAQFLQWFSLDHLGRSAAQFDEAKLRWVNAQHLKAMSGEMLSPLVAQQLARRGITADARLAAICELFKDRCETTVALADWAAAFHGDVVVPAAERAQYVTDAVRPALETLSERLAQIPWDRASIAAAIKQVLAAHAIKMPQLAMPVRVLVMGTAHTPSLDAVLALADRDKVLARLRSA, from the coding sequence ATGTCTGAAAAGTCCGATTCGCCGCTACCGCAGCCGCATCGCGTGCGCACGCGTTTCGCGCCGTCTCCGACCGGCTTCATCCACCTCGGCAACATCCGCTCGGCGCTGTACCCCTGGGCGTTCGCGCGCGCGAACGGCGGCGACTTCATTCTGCGCATCGAAGACACCGACCTCGAACGCTCGACCCAGGCCGCGGTCGACGTCATTCTGGAAGGCATGGCCTGGCTCGGGCTCGATCCCGACGAAGGGCCGTACTACCAGATGCAGCGCATCGATCGCTATAAGCAGGTCCTGTCCGAGTTGCTGGCTGCCGGCCAGGCCTATCCCTGCTACATGAGCGTGGCCGAACTCGACGCGCTGCGCGAGCGCCAGTTCGCGGCCAAGCAGAAGCCGCGCTACGACGGCACCTGGCGGCCCGAGCCGGGCAAGACCTTGCCGCCGGTGCCGACGGGCGTCCTGCCGGTGCTGCGCTTTCGCAATCCGCAGGGCGGCGTGGTCGCGTGGGACGACAAGGTGAAGGGCCGCATCGAAATCCAGAACGACGAGCTCGACGATCTGGTGATCGCGCGTCCCGACGGAACACCCACCTACAACTTCTGCGTGGTCGTCGACGACATCGACATGGGCATCACGCACGTGATCCGCGGCGACGACCATGTGAACAACACGCCGCGCCAGATCAACATCTTCCGCGCGCTGAGGCATGAGCCGCCGGTGTACGCGCACCTGCCCACGGTGCTGAACGAGTCCGGCGAGAAGATGAGCAAGAGGAGCGGCGCGAAACCCGTCACGCAGTACCGCGACGAGGGCTTTCTGCCGGACGCGATGGTGAACTACCTCGCGCGCCTCGGCTGGAGCCACGGCGACGACGAAATCTTCAGCCGCGCGCAGTTCCTGCAGTGGTTCAGCCTCGACCACCTGGGCCGGAGCGCCGCGCAGTTCGACGAGGCCAAGCTGCGCTGGGTCAACGCGCAGCACCTGAAGGCGATGAGCGGTGAGATGCTCTCGCCGCTGGTCGCGCAGCAGCTCGCGCGCCGCGGCATCACGGCCGACGCGCGCCTCGCGGCGATCTGCGAGCTGTTCAAGGACCGCTGCGAGACCACGGTGGCGCTCGCCGACTGGGCCGCCGCGTTCCATGGCGACGTCGTCGTGCCCGCGGCCGAGCGCGCGCAGTACGTCACCGATGCGGTCCGCCCGGCGCTTGAGACGCTGTCCGAGCGGCTCGCGCAAATTCCATGGGACCGGGCCTCGATCGCAGCCGCGATCAAGCAGGTGCTGGCCGCGCATGCGATCAAGATGCCGCAGCTCGCGATGCCGGTGCGCGTGCTCGTGATGGGCACCGCGCACACGCCTTCGCTCGATGCGGTGCTGGCGCTGGCCGATCGCGACAAGGTGCTGGCGCGATTGCGGAGCGCCTGA
- a CDS encoding O-succinylhomoserine sulfhydrylase — MTDRSLPPGLHPDTLAVRVGIERSQYGEHSEALFLTSCFVQPDAETSARRFAMQEEGYTYTRTSNPSVTAFERRLAALEGAESAIGTASGMAAILLLGMGLLKSGDHVICSQSMFGSTIKLFGTDFAKFGVATSFVSQTDTAEWKAALRPDTKLLFAETPTNPLTEVCDIAALAALAHDAGALLVVDNCFATPVLQKPLALGADLIIHSGTKFLDGHGRVMAGAICGAARHIDGVFAPLIRSAGMVLSPFNAWVVHKGMETLGIRVAAQSANALEIARWLEQHPAVERVYHPGLPSHPQHRLAMAQQSGVGGSVIAFNVKADNATQARARAFHVIDSTRVCSIATNLGDVRTLLSHPASTSHGRLSEAQRQAAGVVQGMIRLSVGLEHVPDIEADLSRGLDSCGSVA, encoded by the coding sequence GTGACCGATCGATCTTTGCCCCCCGGCCTGCATCCCGACACGCTGGCGGTGCGCGTCGGCATCGAGCGCAGCCAGTACGGCGAACATTCCGAGGCTTTGTTCCTTACCAGCTGCTTCGTGCAGCCCGATGCCGAGACTTCCGCGCGGCGCTTCGCGATGCAGGAGGAGGGCTACACCTACACGCGCACCAGCAATCCGTCGGTGACGGCGTTCGAGCGGCGCCTGGCGGCCTTGGAGGGCGCGGAGAGCGCGATCGGCACCGCCAGCGGCATGGCCGCGATCCTGCTGCTGGGCATGGGCCTGCTCAAGAGCGGCGACCACGTGATCTGCTCGCAGTCGATGTTCGGCTCCACCATCAAGCTGTTCGGCACCGATTTCGCCAAGTTCGGCGTAGCGACCAGTTTCGTCTCGCAGACCGACACCGCAGAGTGGAAGGCGGCGCTGCGGCCCGACACGAAGCTGCTGTTCGCCGAGACGCCGACCAATCCGCTGACCGAAGTCTGCGACATCGCCGCGCTGGCCGCGCTCGCCCACGACGCCGGCGCGCTGCTGGTGGTGGACAACTGCTTCGCCACGCCGGTGCTGCAGAAGCCGCTGGCGCTCGGCGCCGATCTGATCATCCATTCCGGCACCAAGTTCCTCGACGGTCACGGCCGCGTGATGGCGGGCGCGATCTGCGGCGCGGCGCGGCATATCGACGGCGTCTTCGCACCGCTGATCCGATCCGCCGGCATGGTGCTGTCGCCGTTCAATGCCTGGGTGGTGCACAAGGGCATGGAAACGCTGGGCATCCGCGTCGCGGCGCAGAGCGCCAATGCGCTCGAGATCGCGCGCTGGCTGGAGCAGCATCCGGCCGTGGAGCGCGTGTACCACCCCGGCCTGCCGTCGCATCCGCAACACCGGCTTGCGATGGCGCAGCAGTCGGGCGTCGGCGGCTCGGTGATCGCCTTCAACGTGAAAGCCGACAACGCAACCCAGGCCCGCGCACGCGCCTTTCACGTGATCGACAGCACGCGCGTGTGCAGCATCGCGACCAACCTGGGCGACGTGCGCACGCTGCTGAGTCATCCGGCCAGCACCTCGCACGGGCGCCTCTCCGAGGCGCAGCGCCAGGCGGCCGGCGTGGTGCAGGGCATGATCCGGCTGTCGGTCGGGCTGGAGCACGTCCCCGACATCGAAGCCGACCTGTCGCGCGGGTTGGACAGCTGCGGCAGCGTGGCGTGA
- a CDS encoding Amidophosphoribosyltransferase: protein MCGIVGVAASAPVNQLIYDALLLLQHRGQDAAGIATQHERRFFMHKAKGMVRDVFRTRNMRALPGSFGLGQVRYPTAGNAYSEDEAQPFYVNAPFGIVLVHNGNLTNAEALRAEMFSTDHRHVNTDSDSEVLLNVLAHELDRATRGRPLDPAGVFAAVRQVHRRVRGSYAVIAQIAGYGLLAFRDPFGIRPLCISAGGDAVMLASESVALEGTGHPFGRDVEPGEAIFVDMERKVHSLQCADAPKKFPCIFEYVYLARPDSVLDGISVYQARLNLGEALAKRVISTVPPSEIDVVIPIPESSRPSAARLAHLIGRPYREGFVKNRYVGRTFIMPGQEARQRSVRQKLHAIGSEFAGRNVLLVDDSIVRGTTSREIVQMARDAGAKKVFLASAAPPVRHPNMYGIDMPTKDELVAHGRSIEQVREIIGCDALIYQDLDAMKQAIGSLNPTLDGFDASCFDGVYVTGDITPDDIVRLNEGRVGARARAVPHAQEV, encoded by the coding sequence ATGTGCGGAATCGTCGGGGTCGCCGCCAGCGCCCCAGTCAACCAGCTGATCTACGACGCTTTGCTGCTGCTGCAGCACCGGGGCCAGGACGCGGCCGGCATCGCGACACAGCACGAGCGCAGGTTCTTCATGCACAAGGCGAAGGGCATGGTGCGCGACGTGTTCCGCACCCGCAATATGCGGGCGCTGCCGGGCAGCTTCGGGCTGGGACAGGTGCGCTACCCGACCGCCGGCAACGCCTACAGCGAGGACGAGGCGCAGCCGTTCTACGTGAACGCGCCGTTCGGCATCGTGCTGGTGCACAACGGCAACCTGACGAACGCCGAGGCGCTGCGCGCCGAGATGTTCTCGACCGACCACCGCCATGTCAACACCGACAGCGACTCCGAGGTGCTGCTCAATGTGCTCGCGCACGAGCTCGACCGCGCGACGCGCGGCAGGCCGCTCGATCCGGCCGGCGTATTCGCCGCGGTGCGCCAGGTGCACCGGCGCGTGCGCGGCTCGTATGCGGTGATCGCGCAGATCGCGGGCTACGGACTGCTCGCGTTCCGCGATCCGTTCGGCATTCGCCCGCTGTGCATCAGCGCCGGCGGCGACGCGGTGATGCTCGCGAGCGAGTCGGTCGCGCTCGAGGGCACGGGCCACCCGTTCGGCCGCGACGTCGAGCCCGGCGAGGCGATCTTCGTCGACATGGAGCGCAAGGTGCATTCCCTGCAATGCGCTGATGCGCCGAAGAAGTTTCCCTGCATCTTCGAGTACGTCTACCTCGCGCGGCCCGACTCGGTGCTCGACGGCATCTCGGTCTACCAGGCGCGGCTGAACCTGGGCGAGGCGCTGGCCAAGCGCGTGATCTCGACCGTGCCGCCGAGCGAGATCGACGTGGTGATTCCGATCCCCGAATCGAGCCGGCCGAGCGCCGCGCGGCTCGCGCACCTGATCGGCCGCCCGTACCGCGAGGGTTTCGTGAAGAACCGCTACGTCGGGCGCACCTTCATCATGCCGGGGCAGGAGGCGCGCCAGCGCTCGGTGCGCCAGAAGCTCCATGCGATCGGCAGCGAGTTCGCCGGCCGCAACGTGCTGCTGGTCGACGACTCGATCGTGCGCGGCACCACCAGCCGCGAGATCGTGCAGATGGCGCGCGACGCCGGCGCGAAGAAGGTGTTCCTGGCCAGCGCCGCGCCGCCGGTGCGCCATCCGAACATGTACGGCATCGACATGCCGACCAAGGACGAACTGGTCGCGCACGGTCGCAGCATCGAGCAGGTGCGCGAAATCATCGGCTGCGACGCGCTGATCTACCAGGACCTGGACGCGATGAAGCAGGCGATCGGCTCGCTGAACCCGACGCTCGACGGGTTCGACGCCTCCTGCTTCGACGGGGTGTACGTGACCGGCGACATCACGCCGGACGACATCGTGCGGCTGAACGAGGGCCGGGTCGGCGCGCGCGCACGCGCCGTGCCGCATGCGCAGGAAGTCTGA
- a CDS encoding Colicin V production protein: MVAFDWILAAMLLLSLLLGAWRGLVYEALSLLAWVVAFVLAQWYALDLAELMPLAGASEPVRYAVGFVAVFIAAAFAGGLVAWIAKRLVEAIGLRPVDRVLGAAFGLLRGTVLLLAIAVVVNVTALKGSAWWQASQGAAVLTETLKSLRPALPERFARYLP; encoded by the coding sequence ATGGTCGCATTCGACTGGATCCTGGCCGCCATGCTGCTGCTGTCGCTGCTGCTCGGCGCCTGGCGCGGCCTGGTGTACGAGGCGCTGTCGCTGCTGGCCTGGGTGGTGGCCTTCGTGCTGGCGCAGTGGTATGCGCTGGACTTGGCCGAGCTGATGCCGCTGGCGGGGGCGTCGGAGCCGGTGCGCTACGCGGTGGGGTTCGTCGCGGTGTTCATCGCGGCGGCCTTCGCCGGCGGGCTGGTGGCATGGATCGCGAAGAGGCTGGTCGAGGCGATCGGGCTGCGTCCGGTGGACCGGGTGCTCGGTGCCGCGTTCGGTCTGCTGCGCGGCACGGTGCTGCTGCTGGCGATCGCCGTGGTGGTGAACGTGACCGCGCTGAAGGGCAGTGCATGGTGGCAGGCGTCCCAGGGGGCCGCGGTGCTGACCGAGACACTCAAGAGCCTGCGGCCCGCGCTGCCCGAGCGCTTCGCAAGATATCTTCCATAG
- a CDS encoding Septum-associated cell division protein DedD translates to MAFLKIPLLRRGNEKVASAGPRESAEAMRQRAKHRLVGAAVLVLIGIVGFPLVFDTQPRPIAVNVPIVIPDKNSAKPLVMPSPKAEPPDTSANKTSAAPAPAAASPAVPPAASLAAKEEVVPASPAAQAKADQPAPAATPPTIEPRPATTKADARPAEAKSVASKSTEVDKPLPSQSTQTKTDAAARAGDAARAEALLDGKSTAAAADASGRFVVQVGAFADAAKARETRQKVEKAGLKTYTQVVQTKDGPRTRVRVGPFTTRADADRAAGRIKGLELPAAILAL, encoded by the coding sequence ATGGCATTCCTGAAGATTCCGCTGCTGCGCCGTGGCAACGAAAAGGTGGCGAGCGCGGGCCCGCGCGAGAGCGCGGAGGCGATGCGCCAGCGCGCGAAGCATCGACTGGTCGGGGCGGCCGTGCTGGTGCTGATCGGCATCGTCGGCTTTCCGCTGGTGTTCGACACCCAACCGCGGCCGATCGCGGTCAACGTGCCGATCGTGATCCCCGACAAGAACAGCGCCAAGCCACTGGTGATGCCGTCGCCGAAGGCAGAGCCGCCCGACACCAGCGCGAACAAGACCTCGGCCGCCCCTGCCCCTGCTGCGGCGAGCCCGGCGGTGCCGCCCGCGGCCAGTCTGGCGGCAAAGGAAGAGGTGGTGCCTGCAAGCCCGGCCGCACAGGCGAAAGCGGATCAGCCGGCGCCGGCTGCCACGCCGCCCACGATCGAGCCCAGGCCGGCGACCACCAAGGCCGACGCCAGGCCGGCCGAAGCGAAGTCGGTTGCATCCAAGTCGACCGAAGTCGACAAGCCGCTGCCTTCCCAATCCACGCAAACGAAGACCGATGCCGCCGCGCGCGCAGGCGACGCGGCGCGGGCCGAGGCGCTGCTGGACGGCAAGAGCACGGCTGCGGCGGCCGATGCCTCCGGCCGCTTCGTGGTGCAGGTCGGCGCGTTCGCGGATGCGGCCAAGGCGCGCGAAACGCGCCAGAAGGTCGAGAAGGCTGGGCTGAAGACCTACACCCAGGTGGTGCAGACCAAGGATGGTCCGCGCACCCGCGTGCGCGTCGGCCCGTTCACGACCCGCGCCGACGCGGACCGCGCGGCCGGGCGCATCAAAGGGCTGGAATTGCCGGCCGCGATTCTCGCGCTGTAG
- a CDS encoding dihydrofolate synthase/folylpolyglutamate synthase, with protein sequence MDTLQHWLAHCERLHPKTIDLGLDRVRQVAERMALRLDCPVITVAGTNGKGSTCAMLEAILQKAGFRTGVYTSPHLVSFEERLRLGGEISNASDLIAGFESVERARADISLTFFEFTTLALLDVMARARPDAAILEVGLGGRLDAVNLIDTDCAVITSIDLDHMELLGPDREHIGREKAGIMRAGRPAVVSDPQPPQSVLDHASALGADLWRLGVDFNYQGDRQQWSWAGRGRRYTGLGYPALRGANQLINASGVLAALTALRARLPVTAQAVRNGLAMVALPGRFQIVPGEPTLVLDVAHNPHAVAALAANLDAMRFFKSTRAVFGAMADKDIAGMLARMDPLVDRWYFTDLPTPRAQTAAELLALWQSGSRRNARADSWPDPSQALRAAIVDADPADRIVVFGSFYTVGGVLRDGIPTLGAKHLNV encoded by the coding sequence ATGGACACGCTGCAACACTGGCTCGCGCATTGCGAGCGCCTGCATCCGAAAACGATAGACCTCGGGCTGGACCGCGTGCGCCAAGTCGCCGAACGCATGGCGCTGCGCCTCGATTGCCCGGTGATCACCGTCGCCGGCACGAACGGCAAGGGCTCGACCTGCGCGATGCTCGAGGCGATCCTGCAGAAGGCCGGATTTCGCACCGGCGTCTACACCTCGCCGCACCTGGTCAGCTTCGAGGAGCGGCTGCGGCTCGGCGGCGAAATCTCGAATGCTTCCGATTTGATAGCAGGATTCGAAAGTGTGGAGCGGGCCAGGGCCGATATTTCGTTGACATTTTTCGAGTTCACGACGCTCGCGCTGCTCGACGTGATGGCGCGCGCGCGGCCCGACGCGGCGATCCTCGAAGTCGGTCTGGGGGGCCGGCTCGACGCGGTCAACCTCATCGACACCGACTGTGCCGTCATCACCAGCATAGACCTCGACCACATGGAATTGCTCGGGCCGGACCGCGAGCATATCGGCCGCGAGAAGGCCGGCATCATGCGCGCCGGGCGTCCGGCCGTGGTCAGCGATCCGCAGCCGCCGCAGAGCGTGCTCGATCACGCCAGTGCGCTCGGCGCGGATTTGTGGCGCCTGGGCGTCGACTTCAACTACCAGGGCGACCGGCAGCAGTGGTCCTGGGCCGGGCGCGGGCGCCGCTACACCGGGCTCGGCTACCCGGCGCTGCGCGGCGCGAACCAGTTGATCAACGCCTCGGGCGTGCTGGCGGCGCTGACCGCGCTGCGCGCGCGCCTGCCGGTGACCGCGCAGGCGGTGCGCAACGGGCTGGCGATGGTCGCGCTGCCCGGGCGCTTCCAGATCGTTCCCGGCGAACCGACGCTGGTGCTCGACGTCGCGCACAACCCGCACGCGGTTGCCGCGCTGGCGGCGAATCTCGATGCGATGCGCTTTTTCAAATCCACGCGCGCGGTGTTCGGCGCGATGGCCGACAAGGACATCGCCGGCATGCTCGCGCGCATGGACCCACTGGTCGATCGCTGGTACTTCACCGACCTGCCGACGCCGCGCGCGCAGACCGCGGCGGAACTGCTGGCGCTGTGGCAGTCGGGTTCGCGCCGCAACGCGCGCGCCGACAGCTGGCCCGACCCGTCGCAGGCGCTGCGCGCCGCGATCGTCGACGCAGACCCCGCTGATAGAATCGTGGTCTTTGGATCGTTCTACACCGTGGGTGGCGTGCTGCGCGACGGAATCCCCACGCTTGGCGCGAAACATCTGAACGTCTGA
- a CDS encoding arsenate reductase family translates to MITLYGIPNCDTVRRARAWLSGQEAPYRFHDFKKDGVPEPLLREWMQALGWEALVNRRGTTWRRLDAAQQAGAVDAAGALRMLREHPSLIRRPVVDWGTTVTVGFDPAAWAALRQRQG, encoded by the coding sequence ATGATCACGCTGTACGGTATCCCGAACTGCGACACCGTGCGCCGCGCGCGGGCCTGGCTGTCCGGGCAGGAAGCGCCGTACCGGTTTCATGATTTCAAGAAGGACGGCGTGCCCGAGCCGCTGCTGCGCGAATGGATGCAGGCGCTCGGCTGGGAAGCGCTGGTGAATCGCCGCGGCACGACCTGGCGCCGGCTCGATGCGGCGCAGCAGGCCGGCGCCGTCGATGCCGCCGGCGCGCTGCGCATGCTGCGCGAGCACCCGAGCCTGATCCGGCGGCCGGTGGTGGACTGGGGCACGACCGTCACCGTCGGTTTCGACCCCGCAGCGTGGGCCGCATTGCGGCAGCGGCAGGGTTGA
- a CDS encoding Argininosuccinate synthase: protein MATILQSLPVGQKVGIAFSGGLDTSAALRWMKNKGAVPYAYTANLGQPDEPDYDAIPRKALEYGAESARLIDCRTQLAHEGLAALQAGAFHVSTAGIAYFNTTPLGRAVTGTMLVAAMKADDVHIWGDGSTFKGNDIERFYRYGLLTNPSLRIYKPWLDQQFIDELGGRAEMSAFMTREGFAYKMSAEKAYSTDSNMLGATHEAKDLEFLSSGIRIVNPIMGVAFWKPEVEVKAEEVSVTFDEGRPVALNGRAIADLVDLIAEANRIGGRHGLGMSDQIENRIIEAKSRGIYEAPGMALLYIAYERLVTGIHNEDTIEQYRINGLRLGRLLYQGRWFDPQAIMLRESAQRWIARAVTGTVTLELRRGNDYSILNTESPNLTYAPERLSMEKVEDAPFSPADRIGQLTMRNLDITDTRGKLGVYAKSGLLSLGSGTDLLRLADDAADGPDGPTRGS, encoded by the coding sequence ATGGCAACCATCCTGCAATCCCTTCCCGTCGGCCAGAAGGTCGGCATCGCGTTCTCCGGCGGTCTCGACACCAGCGCCGCGCTGCGCTGGATGAAGAACAAGGGCGCGGTGCCTTATGCGTACACCGCCAACCTGGGCCAGCCGGACGAACCCGACTACGACGCGATCCCGCGCAAGGCGCTCGAATACGGCGCGGAAAGCGCGCGGCTGATCGACTGCCGCACCCAGCTCGCGCACGAGGGCCTCGCCGCGCTGCAAGCCGGCGCGTTTCACGTCAGCACCGCCGGCATTGCCTACTTCAACACCACGCCGCTGGGACGCGCGGTCACCGGCACCATGCTGGTCGCCGCGATGAAAGCGGACGACGTGCACATCTGGGGCGACGGCTCGACCTTCAAGGGCAACGACATCGAGCGCTTCTACCGCTACGGCCTGCTGACCAACCCGTCTCTGCGGATCTACAAGCCCTGGCTCGACCAGCAGTTCATCGACGAGCTCGGCGGGCGCGCGGAGATGTCGGCGTTCATGACGCGCGAGGGCTTCGCGTACAAGATGAGCGCCGAAAAGGCCTATTCCACCGACAGCAACATGCTTGGCGCGACGCACGAGGCGAAGGACCTGGAGTTCCTGAGCAGCGGCATCCGCATCGTGAACCCGATCATGGGCGTCGCATTCTGGAAGCCCGAGGTCGAGGTGAAGGCCGAGGAGGTGTCGGTCACGTTCGACGAGGGTCGTCCCGTCGCGCTGAACGGCCGCGCAATTGCCGACCTGGTGGACCTGATCGCCGAGGCGAATCGCATCGGCGGCCGCCATGGTTTGGGCATGAGCGACCAGATCGAGAACCGCATCATCGAGGCCAAGAGCCGCGGCATCTACGAAGCCCCCGGCATGGCGCTGCTCTACATCGCCTACGAACGGCTGGTGACCGGCATCCACAACGAGGACACGATCGAGCAGTACCGCATCAACGGCCTGAGGCTTGGTCGCCTGCTCTACCAGGGCCGCTGGTTCGACCCGCAGGCGATCATGCTGCGCGAGAGCGCGCAGCGCTGGATCGCGCGCGCGGTCACCGGCACCGTCACGCTGGAGCTGCGCCGCGGCAACGACTATTCGATCCTGAACACCGAATCGCCCAACCTGACCTACGCACCCGAGCGGCTGTCGATGGAGAAGGTCGAGGACGCGCCGTTCTCACCGGCCGACCGGATCGGCCAGCTGACGATGCGCAACCTCGACATCACCGACACGCGCGGCAAGCTCGGCGTCTATGCGAAATCCGGGTTGCTGTCGCTCGGATCCGGCACCGACCTGCTGCGGCTGGCCGACGACGCGGCCGACGGCCCGGACGGCCCGACCCGCGGCAGCTAG
- a CDS encoding putative membrane protein, whose product MIYHAAADLVLLLHLAFIAFALAGALLVLRWRWLAWLQLPAAAWGIFIELSGRICPLTTVENALRVAAGQAGYADGFVAHYLLALIYPSGLTRQSQFVLAGVVLAVNAGVYAWLLWRRRPSPRAG is encoded by the coding sequence GTGATCTACCATGCCGCGGCCGATCTGGTGCTGTTGCTGCACCTCGCGTTCATCGCGTTCGCGCTGGCCGGCGCGCTGCTCGTGCTGCGCTGGCGCTGGCTCGCGTGGTTGCAACTGCCGGCGGCGGCCTGGGGCATCTTCATCGAGCTGAGCGGACGCATCTGTCCGCTCACCACCGTCGAGAACGCGCTGCGCGTCGCGGCGGGCCAAGCCGGCTATGCAGACGGCTTCGTCGCCCACTATCTGCTGGCCTTGATCTACCCGAGCGGATTGACGCGGCAGAGCCAGTTCGTGCTGGCCGGCGTGGTGCTGGCCGTCAACGCCGGCGTCTATGCCTGGCTGCTGTGGCGGCGCCGGCCGTCGCCGCGCGCGGGGTGA